The following is a genomic window from Salarias fasciatus chromosome 10, fSalaFa1.1, whole genome shotgun sequence.
AGCAAAGGGGTGGAGCATCAACAAAGGGGCGGGGCATCAAGTTGGTGCTCGGAAAAGTGGGAACCGTCACATGACGACCTTATCATGACTTTTTAACCACATGTGACTCTGCTCAGAATGTAATAGTGCAGATTTACAGACGCGATCACAGGTGTTGATTAGGATTTCACTTGAAGAACTCAGAACATGTTTAGGTGAGTGAAGAGAGATCTTTTTGATGAGCGAAAGGTTGTGTGGTAAACAAAGGTCTGAGTGAGGTGAAAGGACAATCATTATCTTCCTGCCATGCCATAAAATTTGATGCAAATTGAATGCAGTCTTTTGTTTAAGGACACTTTGATATATGGACAGATGGGGGGATTGAACTAGTCACCTTCAAATTGAAAGTTGACTTTCtgtaccaactgagccacaatTGATCGAGCCCACAGTGTTGCCAGTGACACTGTGCTGGTGATTTGGACATCAAACAGAGTGACGGAGCAGCCAGTCCAGCTTGTATTGGCTCAACTTTTGGGAAGTTTATGCTGATGCACCAGGAGCAGGCATCACAAATTCAAGTCCTTGATGGTGCAGACTGAACAATGGTCTGTCTCTTTCATCCTGTAGACTGACGGATCAAACTGTGCTGAGGGCTTATGCTTACATAATGTTTATTGTACCTTTTGTTGTGTTGTCCTATTAATGCCCTGTTGAGCAATAAAAGattgattacaaaaaaaatccttgtgtcatttgtttcattgcaaaaaTTTCATAATATTGCAGCAAAAAACTTAGTTGTTTTGCagcttttaaaagaaatgttgcCAATTAAAGACAACACACCATGTCGTGGGGGATGGAACGTCCACTCAGTCTGtcactgcacaaacacagagagacacaaattCAATCAAACGCAAATGTTCCACAGTGTTTGGATTGAATTAGATGGATCACTTAAGGCAAAAGCTATGCAGCTACAGGTACATGCAGACACCGCAAAGAAACATAACTgaagcattgattttttttattatgcaagTGACATGAATTGCAACCTAGTTTAAGTTTAAATTACATGTTTGTCACACTGATACCCACCAAAACCATCCCCAACAAAAATAATATCTTCATGACAGTTAAAAGAGTGAAACTGAAGCACTTCATAATGTTCCCCCACAAACTTACATTTTAACTGGTACATTAATTTTCCTTGATTGCTTGTTCATACAAAACGAAACACCATCACACCTTCAATTCATCCATTTTCGAAACCCCTTCTCCTTCTCAGGGTCGCAGGTGGCTGGatccaatcccagctgctgcgtGTGAGGGAgggttacaccctggacagatcgccagtctgtcacagggccaGCACgtacagacaaccattcacacctaggggcaatttagggtgaccaattaatctgacatgcatgtttttggaccgtgggaggaagccggagtacccggagggaacccacgcacccacggggaaaacatgcaaactccacacagaaaggcccccagCCAGCAATTGAACCCAGGACATTcgtgctgtgaggcaagagcgctaaccactgtgcCACCATGCGGCCATACCTTCAATTCAAGTGAGCTTTATCTTTGTAGAACAGATGAGCTCAGGAAGTTTGTAATTGTGCCGCTGATGGAAGAAATCAACGTGTCCAACTGCAGTCATGCTCCAAAGATGTTTGTGAATCTGCAGTTACCTGAGTCAGGTAATGTGTGTCATGACTCAATGTTGGGGTCTCCCAAAGATTGAATATTAGGTGGCTCTGAAGTGCGAGTGTGCCAGACTAAAACCTATGGGTAAAGAGAAAAGCAtataaaagtagaaaaatggTTAATGCAGGTCAAGTGTAAGACACCAATTCTGTTCGAAAATACCACACTGTACGTGTATTAGAGcatttgaaataattgaaaatggAACTTAAGAGGCACTTTCAAGGTTCAGTGTGGAGTATTGTTTTCGTGAAAACTAGTCTAAAATGATCCAAACCTTTgaataaagaatgaaaaaaaaaatcaccagtgATGGTATCTGAAAACCTGCTATGAACATGATATTTACTTAAATTGGTTTGCTAATCTATCAACTGTCACTGGATTAATTGACTCTCGGGTAATTTTCCACCTCACCAGAGTGGGGTGTCAGTAACCACTTCCACACACTGCACGCGCCAAGAACTAATATTGTCATTTATGAGACATAAATCAGGTTGAAACCATCTTTTTCTTACCTTGGTGCAGTTCGCGGCTTTCGGCTCCAGGTCGCTGAGAGTGACCAGACGCTGTAAAAACGTGGTCTCCTGTTTTCCCCGTGATACATTAAACAGTCTGAAGTTAACGTCTGATTTGGACAAAATCAGCTTCAGGTTTATTGCAAATCCTGCCATGTCGATGGCAAAGCGTCGATTTGGGGCAAACACAACAACCCAGCCGGACACTTTCCCCAATTCATTGACTTTGCAGGACGCGAAGCGCATTTCACCTGTGAAGCCCACCGGCCACACGGAGACTTTTTTAGTGTAGCGCATCTGAAAGATAAAACAGATATAGAAACACAAGTCAATCATCAAGgcaaaagagagaggaaaggatGAGGAGGCAGGATGCACTGAATCCAATGAAGAAAAGGACTTAACCGGATCAACTAAGTTTCCTGAGTCAGTACAGCTGAAAAGCTGGACACAGTAGAAAAGTCAAGTTTGATCACAATGTCAAGATGAGCTGTCTACTCAGCAACATATTTAGTTTGGACAACTTTCACTGTCATGTGTGGTGGTGGGGCGTGGTCAGGCTCAGCTGTGGGGGAGAGTTAGTAAAGGTGGCTCAGGGAAAGTGCTGCAGAACACCACTGACTAACCACTATTGAtcatctctcttcctctctctcacagTAGCGTCTCGGACTCAAACGGAGCGGCAACAGTGAAGTACGGGggttgtttgtgctgtttggaGAGAGGCCTGGAAAGGCACTTCAGTGCTGCTTGTGACCAggaaaccaataaaaacatctgaacTCTGATGATCTTCTTCCAACCTGTTCCTGGAGAACTCACAACCTGAGACAGAGACGATATGTTTGCCCACGATTGTAACAATTAAAAAACGTCCCAGGTGACCCTGCAGACTGACAGATCAAACCGCTGAGGGCTGTTTTGTCTCAGCAGATGTAGGGTGTTCATCATCTAGTGTTGCAGATGCTCTACAAGCTGTTGGAAATAGAGACGAGGTATAGCATGGGGGTAGGACGGCTCTGAACACTGATTGTAAACTCTTGCTATGAAGTAACTGATTTCTTCTTCCTGCATATAAGCAGCAGCTGGCTGAGACAGACAGGGGAGATTCCCGAGACAAAGTCAGAGCAGTAACTGTTTGAGTCTGACCCGTGAAACAGAGAACTGGCCTCAAACAAAGCACCCAACAACAGGCTGTAATCAGTTTGTGAAAGTCGACTGAAGTGACAGTAAAGATCATGAAAGTGCTGTGGTTGTGAGATGTTGTGCTGAGAACCCACAGATTGTTCTGCTCCCTCTTAAAGTCACCTCACCTCGTCGAACAGCTCCAGACTGTATGTGTTGTCATCATCTGCAAAGTAGACCACGCCTTCATTGCTGTCATTTACGCTGAAATTGTCCCGTAGCCACTTCAAAGCCAGGTTTCTCTGCCTGCTGCCTCTGGAAGTAATGTTCTCAGTTTCATGCACGTTGAGGTGGGTATACTTCAGCCCTGTTTTTCTGAGGAGGTCTCCAACTAAACTGGTCTTGTTTTCAGAGTCTTCGACCACGATCCAGTGCAGGTTGGCCACATGGAGCAGAGTATTGGACATGCGTGTCAGGTCCGCTTTCTGCACTAATCTTTTGTATGTAGGCGTGATGGCGTAGATGGTGGGCAGACTGTCGGACCAGGGCGGAGGCCGAACGTAGACCTGTTTAGTGCAGTCCTTGTTCCAGCTTGGGATGATATTCCTGAAAGTCGACATCCCTCTGCTACTATCTGCTCAGGACGCAAAATAAAGATGATGAGCTCATGCATGACGGCACATATAGATTTACCATTGTGCCTCTTTCAGCTCCTGAACTTAGTTGTCAGATCAAAGCATTGCCCAGAGAGAATTTTCTGAGAGATGCTGTCAAGGCTGAAGTAATGTGTATCCCCCCCTCTATGATCTTCAGCTGATGTACTAACATCGAGTGTTTCATTCTGTCGATATTTGTGATCATGTGTCACAAAActtgttaaagctagggtcggtgatcttggaaaactagcatgtattcgaatgtagcatctccccaaggctccgccaagctccgcccagctcccaccccattggaggagctcccgctgttatggggggaacgcactggacgcggaagcgccgcacaCGTAGTTTCTGATTgtctcccatgttaacctatctgactgcccgcacacaacgcgtaTGGCATACCATTAGAGACAATAATCATCATTCACTTATGCGTCAGTAAAGACAAAACCCCCGCAAAAAACGGCCGCGCGTGCCGAGCCttgcgctctgcagcgcgccggctctacttcgttctatttttcatgcgaggggcgggggaggaggggtggggtggggtggggtgtggttcctgaagagcggtccgcgccttacgattggtcggagtttttactgtcttGTGGCCGCtgcagttgtcagattttttccacacctttttccatacacataatgtattgacttctcccagtgGGCAAGGAGCATTCACTCattatgacaaaaagtgcttttggacaacatcgcctgCCCTATCTTTAAGTAGTTCAGCCAGGATCACTTTGTCAAAAAATTATTACAATTCAGAAAGCATAAAAATTCGAGTTACAATTATTGCATGACAACAAAAATTACGACTGCTTGCATTAGGATAACATGACGATTACATGCCTGTGTAACGATACCAATGGAATTACAAGCTTAACGAAGCAATTGAACTTTGGCAGTGTGGCTCTGTTCTGGgatctccctcctcttcccaaCGCCTGTGGGGAAAACCTGAGGCAGCGAGAGCACTCCTCCCTGATTTCCAAATGCCGACTTGGAGGTgcatgagagagggagagcagcagcaagaaCCCCCAGAACAGAGCAAGCATAATGATAATGTGACATAGGAAGTCAGGACACaaaggaggagctggggaggaggtgggTTATGAGCAGTGTGCAGATGACAGCCAGACTCTCAGGTGGACTGGGGCGGCCTAAATAACACGCCAAATAGATCAGCTGACCTGGCTGGGAGGGGGAACCAATCACCTGACGTGAGACTGCGTGATAGGCCACCCATAAGCATATGAGTGAGAGCTCGGCCAAGCAGCTTGACTCCGTGCCTGTCTGAACAACGCTTTGCTCCATAACTGCCATCATCAGTCACAGCGAAAGTTATGGTGGGATACACATTATCCCTGCTGCAGCATGGCTGCAGGATTGCCTGCCCTCAGCACCAGTGTACTCAACATGAGTGCATCCTGAATGAAGTGCACATCTTGAAGACCCTGTTTTGTGCTTTAGCAAAGTTTATAAATGAggcctctgctggtctggacgGTCTAACACTGGGATGTCAGACCATACTGTCGGTTGCTTCTCTGTCCAGTCATAAGCAGTGTGTTCTGTCAAATGGTCTTTATTCTGCTTTCCTAAACATCTTAATTGGTGTACCAGAGGTTCTGTTTTAGGGCCCACCCTTTTTACTATTTATATAAATGACGTGGGCCATAATGTTAATGCTTCCATGCATCCTTATGCTGATGATACAGTCATCTATTGTCATGCAACATCAGTTGTTCGTGTGTTTGCAGACCTGCAGTCTGTTTTTAACACTATTCAGGTGCAAGTCTGCTTAGGACACCCTGGCTGAGTTTGTGATCAGTTATAAATACTTAAGAATGGCAGTCGATGACAGTCTTTCTTTTAAAAGTGACATTGACCTGTTACTGAGGAAGCTAAAACTGAAGCTCGGAGTATTCTTCAGAAATAGAGCCTGGGTCTCAATAAACCTGTAAAAATcaaggttaaataaaataaaacaacagctgTGATGAAGCTTACCTTTTGCTGCAGCAAGAAGAGCTGCGATGGTGATGGGGTAAAATATTTGAAGGAAGAGTATTAAAAGCACCGCGATCAACAGACTTGTAAAGATGCCTTTTATGTTCACCACCTGCGGCATCCTGAGTTGTGCTACGTTCTGTAAGACAGATAAGTGATACAGCACAGT
Proteins encoded in this region:
- the LOC115395660 gene encoding galactosylgalactosylxylosylprotein 3-beta-glucuronosyltransferase 1-like is translated as MSTFRNIIPSWNKDCTKQVYVRPPPWSDSLPTIYAITPTYKRLVQKADLTRMSNTLLHVANLHWIVVEDSENKTSLVGDLLRKTGLKYTHLNVHETENITSRGSRQRNLALKWLRDNFSVNDSNEGVVYFADDDNTYSLELFDEMRYTKKVSVWPVGFTGEMRFASCKVNELGKVSGWVVVFAPNRRFAIDMAGFAINLKLILSKSDVNFRLFNVSRGKQETTFLQRLVTLSDLEPKAANCTKVLVWHTRTSEPPNIQSLGDPNIES